CAATCATCACGCCCAGGACGAGCGTCCCCCAGCCCAGCGGCATGGTCCAGCGTGGCCAGAGGACGAACGCTGCCGCCGGCAGCGCGAGGTAGATGAGGGCCGCGGGAAGCTGGTCGGCGGCGGTCTGCCACACGTCGGTGACGGCGCTTGAGGTGTCCCCGGACGCGATGAGGGACGCCCACGCGCCCACGGCAGCGAACGCCATGACGAGCACCACCGAGGCTGCGCCCAGCGCCAGGAAGCTTGCGAGCAAATGGACGCGGCTCAGCGGCTGAGCCGCGAGGAGCGCTGCCGTGCCGGCCGTTTCCTCCTGCCGCAGCCGGACGATAGCCTGCAGGCAGCACGCCGCGGCGAGCACCCCGGCGAACTCGAACAGGACCGAGATCACGAGCTGGGTCATGGACGTGCCTTGGGCTTGGATCATGGCGCGCAGGACGCTCGTAATTGATGGAGCGCCGTTGAGGGCCTGCTGGACCGCTGACCCGAGAGCCCCTGCGAGGAGACCGGTCGCGAGGCCGCCCAGGCACCAGCCGATGATCGCAGCCTGCTGGAGCCTGAGTGCGAGCGAGAACGGCCCGCGAAGGCTCGCCCTCGCGTCCGCTCGGCTTGCCCGGCCCGCGAGGACGCTCGCGCCGACATCGCGCCGTGACATGAGGACTACGGCGGCGGCGATGCACGCCGCTCCGAGCGCGAGCGGGAGCGCGATCGGCCACAGCCGGTTGCCCGTGTAGGCGAAGGTCTGCTGGCCCCAGCCGATGGGAGAGAACCAGCTCGGCCAAGCCGCCGTGATCACGAGGCCATCCGGGCTGACCTTGCCCGTCGCGTCGCCGAAGCCCCGCAGGAGGTAGGCGAGCGCGACGAGCGCCGACGCGATCCCGTTCGCCCCGCGCGAGGTGCTCATGAACTCGGCCGAGAGCAGCCCGACGCCCAGGAACGCGATCCCGACGGAGCCCGCGGCCGCGCCGGCCACGAGCGAACCGCTCGGTTCGAGCCCGCCGACCATGAGGCCCGTCGCGAGGGCCGCCGCCACGAGGACATTCGCGACGAACCCGTGTGCGACTGTCACGGCCAGCGGCGCCCAACGCCCCGCAGGGGTCGCCGAGACGAGCTCGGCGCGGCCAGATTCCTCCTCGGCGCGGGTGTGCCGCACGGCGAGGAACGTGCTCATGAACCCGGCCAGAAGCGAAATGAACGCGAAGAGCGCGAAGAATGTGAAGGCGCCTTCGCTCGCGCCGCGGACGAGGCCGCGGAGCATGAGAATCGCGGGCGTCGCAGTCGCGAGCTGCAGGACTTCGACACGGGAAGCCTCGTAGCCATAGGCCTTGAGGATCGTCGTTACCGACAGGAGCGCGAGCAAGCCGATCGCGATGACCCAGATGGCAAGCTGCCACCGGTCGCGGCGGAGCCGCTGCACGTAAAGGGTCAGGAACGTGCTCATCTCAGGTTCCCGTCCGCTCCACGTCCCGATGACGACGGCGGCGAGTGGCGCCGTTCTCCTGCACGAGCAGGCGGATCTCGCGCATGAAGACGGCCTCCATGAGGGGGTCGAGCCCGCTCGTTGGCTCGTCCAGCAGGTACAGCTCAGCGTCGGTTGCGAGGGCCGCGACAAGCGCGACCTTCTGCCGGTTGCCCTTCGAGTACGCCCGGCCCTTCTTGGAGGGGTCCAAGTCGAACAGCTCCAGGTCGAGACCGTCTAGAGCCTTGACCTGGCTGAAGTCCTTATGTAGGCCGGCAGTCCGGATGACGGCGTCCATAAAGTTCACCGTACGCAGGTTTCAGAATCTTGTGAACGGTCAACCCTGTCGGCGACGCACCGGGTCCATCGGTCCTTCGGCATAGCCAAGACCGGTCACGTCCAGTCCGCCCGGCTATGGTCCCCTAGGCGCGCCATAAGTAGGTGGCCTTTCCGCGTGAGCGAGGTGCCCGCTAGCCGGTCCCCCCGCCTGTCAGCTCGCCACCTTCATGCCTTACCTTCGAGAAAACCGCCATGCAGGCACTCTCTCTAATTCCCGTATGACCCGCCCGATTGAATGCCCGGTGAAGGCGCCCTAATCGCTACACGCCACGGCGGCTCTGAAACCTAGAGATACGAGCCCGGCCCGACGCCCTTACGAAGGCCACGGTTTTGTCTTGGAAACCCAGTATCCATTGGCCGTGTTCATGGTTGCAGGAGGTTCTTGATGTATCCGTTCAGAGCTGCTGTTCCCATACGGTTAGTCGGAGCCGCACCAGTCCGTCATTGCCGGGTCCGTTGCTCCCCACCGGCCACCTCGCCTCACGAATTCGGCCAGGGAACCCTGCCGGCGTGGGCCCAGAGCGCCGTTTTGGACGCTCAAAACGGCGTTCATGGGGCCCCACCCCGGCGAGGGCCCCGGCCTGAGCTTGCGAAGGCTGGGAGCCGGTGGGGAGCAATCGATGGAGGTTCAAAGCTGTACCGATTCCAACGCCTCCGAACGCACCGGCGTCGCGAGCCCAAGGTTTTCGCGGAGGGTCGAGCCGGGGTACTCCGTGGGGTACACACCGCGTTCCTGAAGCTCGGGCACCAGATGGTTCACGATGTCGTCCAAGCCCGTGGGGATGAGCCAGGGCGAAATGTTGAAGCCGTCCACGGCACCCACCCGGGCGTATTCGGCCAGGGTGTCGGCCACGGCTGTGTAGGATCCCGTGAAGGTCGCGTCCACCCTGGAAGTCCGCGAGCTCACGAACTGCCGGATGGACAGGCCCTTCTCCTTGGACTCGGCGCGCCACTGCTCGGCGAGCTGACGGGCCTTGGCACCGTGGAAACCACTGCCACGGGTCTCGGAGGTCTCCTCCACCACCGGATCGATCTCCGGAAGCGGACCATCGGGATCGTAGGCAGACAGCTCCCGGCCCCAGAACTGTTCGAGATAGGCAACTGCCTGCTGCGGCCCTATCTGCAGACTTCGGACCCACTCCTTCTTTTCGCGCGCTTCCTCGTCGGTCGCCGCGACGATGAACTCGCTGGCAGGCATGATCTGGACGTCGTTGGCGCCCCGTCCGGCAGCCAGGGAGCGCGCGACGATATCGGCGCGGAACTCCACGGCGTCGTCGAACTTCGGGTGCGCCGAGAAGATGACGTCGGCTTGGCGGGCGGCGAAGTCGCGGCCCGCCGGGGAGTCGCCGGCTTGGAACAACACTGGCCTGTACTGGGCGCTGCGCGGCAACCGGGGCGTGAAGTCCACGGAATAGTGCTGCCCCGAGTGGTGCACGCTCCGGACATGCGATGG
This genomic interval from Arthrobacter sp. FW306-2-2C-D06B contains the following:
- a CDS encoding ABC transporter permease, producing the protein MSTFLTLYVQRLRRDRWQLAIWVIAIGLLALLSVTTILKAYGYEASRVEVLQLATATPAILMLRGLVRGASEGAFTFFALFAFISLLAGFMSTFLAVRHTRAEEESGRAELVSATPAGRWAPLAVTVAHGFVANVLVAAALATGLMVGGLEPSGSLVAGAAAGSVGIAFLGVGLLSAEFMSTSRGANGIASALVALAYLLRGFGDATGKVSPDGLVITAAWPSWFSPIGWGQQTFAYTGNRLWPIALPLALGAACIAAAVVLMSRRDVGASVLAGRASRADARASLRGPFSLALRLQQAAIIGWCLGGLATGLLAGALGSAVQQALNGAPSITSVLRAMIQAQGTSMTQLVISVLFEFAGVLAAACCLQAIVRLRQEETAGTAALLAAQPLSRVHLLASFLALGAASVVLVMAFAAVGAWASLIASGDTSSAVTDVWQTAADQLPAALIYLALPAAAFVLWPRWTMPLGWGTLVLGVMIGIYGGMIGLDKSVRDLSPFTHTPVPSASGSDWSDGFWMLGIAAALTTIALIAMRRREIGAA
- a CDS encoding NtaA/DmoA family FMN-dependent monooxygenase (This protein belongs to a clade of FMN-dependent monooxygenases, within a broader family of flavin-dependent oxidoreductases, the luciferase-like monooxygenase (LMM) family, some of whose members use coenzyme F420 rather than FMN.): MTLHNRAKFQPSGKIQFGIFFQGVNSGTIWKAPESGSQTDFESFRRIAQTAERGLFAAFFLGEGLRLREHLGRPHALDVAGRPDAQTMLAALASVTSIIGLVATQNTTYNDPADLAHRLASLDLLSGGRAAWNVVTTDNAWTGANFRRGGYLDHADRYVHAEAFVETAKRIWDSWEDGAVSSSVSADSWAVPSHVRSVHHSGQHYSVDFTPRLPRSAQYRPVLFQAGDSPAGRDFAARQADVIFSAHPKFDDAVEFRADIVARSLAAGRGANDVQIMPASEFIVAATDEEAREKKEWVRSLQIGPQQAVAYLEQFWGRELSAYDPDGPLPEIDPVVEETSETRGSGFHGAKARQLAEQWRAESKEKGLSIRQFVSSRTSRVDATFTGSYTAVADTLAEYARVGAVDGFNISPWLIPTGLDDIVNHLVPELQERGVYPTEYPGSTLRENLGLATPVRSEALESVQL